In one Myotis daubentonii chromosome 1, mMyoDau2.1, whole genome shotgun sequence genomic region, the following are encoded:
- the TTC9 gene encoding tetratricopeptide repeat protein 9A isoform X1 — MERKGSAAGTKGNPSPPGAGEVQRPPPPLCVPGGGGGAPARGQAGAAAEPAESIRRAYEFKSQGSQCYKDKKFREAIGKYHRALLELKGLLPAPGERERDSRAASPAGAPNPGRLSEEQSRTVEAIEIDCYNSLAETEGIPAGLAAAAATITPQQTWVRCGQQRQGGPPAPTIRPATPFSLAACLLQAELVNYERVKEYCLKVLKKEGENFKALYRSGVAFYHLGDYDKALYYLKEARTRQPTDTNVIRYIQLTEMKLSRCSQREKEAI, encoded by the exons ATGGAGAGGAAGGGCTCGGCGGCCGGGACCAAAGGGAACCCGAGCCCGCCGGGGGCCGGCGAGGTGcagcggccgccgccgccgctgtgCGTGCCGGGCGGCGGCGGAGGGGCTCCGGcgcggggccaggctggggcggcGGCCGAGCCCGCCGAGTCCATCCGGCGCGCGTACGAGTTCAAGAGCCAAGGCTCGCAGTGCTACAAGGACAAGAAATTCCGCGAAGCCATCGGCAAGTACCACCGGGCGCTGCTGGAGCTGAAGGGGCTGCTGCCCGCCCCCGGGGAGCGAGAGCGGGACTCGCGCGCGGCCTCTCCGGCCGGGGCCCCCAACCCCGGCCGCCTCTCGGAGGAGCAGAGCAGGACGGTGGAAGCCATCGAGATCGACTGCTACAACAGCCTGGCAG AGACAGAAGGGATCCCAGCTGGCCTGGCGGCGGCTGCTGCTACTATCACTCCCCAGCAGACGTGGGTCCGATGCGGGCAGCAGCGCCAGGGTGGGCCACCCGCGCCCACGATACGCCCAGCGACCCCGTTCTCTCTCGCAG ccTGCCTGCTCCAGGCTGAGCTGGTAAACTATGAACGAGTCAAGGAGTATTGCCTCAAAGTCttgaagaaggaaggggagaacTTCAAGGCCCTTTACCGGTCTGGTGTGGCCTTCTACCACCTTGGGGACTATGACAAAGCACTCTACTACCTGAAAGAAGCAAGGACCCGACAGCCAACAG ACACCAACGTGATTCGGTATATCCAGCTGACGGAGATGAAGCTCAGCAGATGCtcccagagagagaaggaagccaTTTAA
- the TTC9 gene encoding tetratricopeptide repeat protein 9A isoform X3 encodes MERKGSAAGTKGNPSPPGAGEVQRPPPPLCVPGGGGGAPARGQAGAAAEPAESIRRAYEFKSQGSQCYKDKKFREAIGKYHRALLELKGLLPAPGERERDSRAASPAGAPNPGRLSEEQSRTVEAIEIDCYNSLAACLLQAELVNYERVKEYCLKVLKKEGENFKALYRSGVAFYHLGDYDKALYYLKEARTRQPTDTNVIRYIQLTEMKLSRCSQREKEARSQNIRAGRSPEALLSYR; translated from the exons ATGGAGAGGAAGGGCTCGGCGGCCGGGACCAAAGGGAACCCGAGCCCGCCGGGGGCCGGCGAGGTGcagcggccgccgccgccgctgtgCGTGCCGGGCGGCGGCGGAGGGGCTCCGGcgcggggccaggctggggcggcGGCCGAGCCCGCCGAGTCCATCCGGCGCGCGTACGAGTTCAAGAGCCAAGGCTCGCAGTGCTACAAGGACAAGAAATTCCGCGAAGCCATCGGCAAGTACCACCGGGCGCTGCTGGAGCTGAAGGGGCTGCTGCCCGCCCCCGGGGAGCGAGAGCGGGACTCGCGCGCGGCCTCTCCGGCCGGGGCCCCCAACCCCGGCCGCCTCTCGGAGGAGCAGAGCAGGACGGTGGAAGCCATCGAGATCGACTGCTACAACAGCCTGGCAG ccTGCCTGCTCCAGGCTGAGCTGGTAAACTATGAACGAGTCAAGGAGTATTGCCTCAAAGTCttgaagaaggaaggggagaacTTCAAGGCCCTTTACCGGTCTGGTGTGGCCTTCTACCACCTTGGGGACTATGACAAAGCACTCTACTACCTGAAAGAAGCAAGGACCCGACAGCCAACAG ACACCAACGTGATTCGGTATATCCAGCTGACGGAGATGAAGCTCAGCAGATGCtcccagagagagaaggaagcc
- the TTC9 gene encoding tetratricopeptide repeat protein 9A isoform X2 yields MERKGSAAGTKGNPSPPGAGEVQRPPPPLCVPGGGGGAPARGQAGAAAEPAESIRRAYEFKSQGSQCYKDKKFREAIGKYHRALLELKGLLPAPGERERDSRAASPAGAPNPGRLSEEQSRTVEAIEIDCYNSLAACLLQAELVNYERVKEYCLKVLKKEGENFKALYRSGVAFYHLGDYDKALYYLKEARTRQPTDTNVIRYIQLTEMKLSRCSQREKEAI; encoded by the exons ATGGAGAGGAAGGGCTCGGCGGCCGGGACCAAAGGGAACCCGAGCCCGCCGGGGGCCGGCGAGGTGcagcggccgccgccgccgctgtgCGTGCCGGGCGGCGGCGGAGGGGCTCCGGcgcggggccaggctggggcggcGGCCGAGCCCGCCGAGTCCATCCGGCGCGCGTACGAGTTCAAGAGCCAAGGCTCGCAGTGCTACAAGGACAAGAAATTCCGCGAAGCCATCGGCAAGTACCACCGGGCGCTGCTGGAGCTGAAGGGGCTGCTGCCCGCCCCCGGGGAGCGAGAGCGGGACTCGCGCGCGGCCTCTCCGGCCGGGGCCCCCAACCCCGGCCGCCTCTCGGAGGAGCAGAGCAGGACGGTGGAAGCCATCGAGATCGACTGCTACAACAGCCTGGCAG ccTGCCTGCTCCAGGCTGAGCTGGTAAACTATGAACGAGTCAAGGAGTATTGCCTCAAAGTCttgaagaaggaaggggagaacTTCAAGGCCCTTTACCGGTCTGGTGTGGCCTTCTACCACCTTGGGGACTATGACAAAGCACTCTACTACCTGAAAGAAGCAAGGACCCGACAGCCAACAG ACACCAACGTGATTCGGTATATCCAGCTGACGGAGATGAAGCTCAGCAGATGCtcccagagagagaaggaagccaTTTAA